A stretch of DNA from Candidatus Pseudomonas phytovorans:
GCAAGGCTGATGGCCTCTTCGCGGGCACGCCCGCTCCCACAGGGCTCACAGTATCCAACACCTGAGTTGTACCTGTGGGAGCAGGCGTGCCCGCGAAGAGGCCCTAGCAGCCAGCGCAAGAAGGACCTGCCATGCACCTGACCCACCGCCCCGTCCATCCCGACGACATCCCAGCCATCTGCAGTTTTGCGCAGGGCCCGGACGAATTGTTCTACATGTTCCCCAAGGCCACCTACCCCCTCACCCCCGCCCAACTGAACGACGCCATCGCCCAACGCAGCGGCTCCACGGTGGTGGAAGGCAACGGTAATGTTCTGGCCTTTGCCAACTTCTACAAAGCCGAACACGGCTGCGTTTGCGCCTTGGGCAATGTAGTCGTGGCCCCTACCGCGCGCAGCCATGGCGTAGCGCGCTACCTGGTAACCGCCATGATCGCGCTTGCCCGCAAGCAATACGCCGCCCGTGAAGTGTGGGTGTCCTGTTTCAATCACAACACCGCAGGCTTGCTGCTTTATCCACAGTTGGGTTTTGTGCCGTTCGGCATCGAAGAGCGACAGGCGTGGGATGGCACACGAGTGGCGCTGGTGCAGATGAAGCAGGTGCTCATTCAACGGGCCACGGCATGAGGCTGAACCAGAAGGTCTACACCCAGGGCTCGAATGACTTTCAGCACGGTATCGAAGCGAGGCTTTGCACCTGGGCTTAGGGCCTTGTAGAGGCTTTCTCTGCCCAGTCCGCTCTGCGCAGCAATGTGTGTCATGCCTCGTGCGCGAGCAATATGGCCAAGTGCTCGAATGATTTCCTCAGTGTTGCCATCTGCCAGCACCTGGCTAAGGTACTCACTGATCGCCTCATCACTGCCCAACAAGGCGGCCATATCAAATGGAATCAGTTTTTCGTTCATTTCATCTCCTTCAGCAGCTTTCTGGCTTTGAGAATGTCGACCGACTGTGTGGACTTGTCGCCACCGACCAGCAGCAGAATCAACCTGTGCGCCCTTTAGAGGAATTCAGGTATATCTCATAAAATCGTCAGACCTTTCCCTTCGCTACAGCTACAAAATCCCTTGCAACATTCGCCACACGAACCTTCTACGACCCTCGACGTCCGATCCTGCATCCCCCACGTTTCGAGGTACCCCGCGTGAAAGATCTGATCGCCCGCAAGTACCGCCTGGTCGTGAAAACCATCGGCTACATCGGCTGGTCGCTGTTCTGGCTGCTGATCTGGGATGTGCTGGTCACCATCGACTTCATGCTGTTCTTCAACAGCAAGTTCACTTTGCCGCTGATCCCGTTGACCTTGCTGGGCTCGGCGCTAGTGGTGCTGGTGAGTTTTCGCAACAGCAGCGCCTACAACCGCTGGTGGGAGGCGCGCACGTTGTGGGGCGCGTTGGTGAACGGATCGCG
This window harbors:
- a CDS encoding GNAT family N-acetyltransferase; the encoded protein is MHLTHRPVHPDDIPAICSFAQGPDELFYMFPKATYPLTPAQLNDAIAQRSGSTVVEGNGNVLAFANFYKAEHGCVCALGNVVVAPTARSHGVARYLVTAMIALARKQYAAREVWVSCFNHNTAGLLLYPQLGFVPFGIEERQAWDGTRVALVQMKQVLIQRATA
- a CDS encoding putative addiction module antidote protein, giving the protein MNEKLIPFDMAALLGSDEAISEYLSQVLADGNTEEIIRALGHIARARGMTHIAAQSGLGRESLYKALSPGAKPRFDTVLKVIRALGVDLLVQPHAVAR